Part of the Cyanobacteria bacterium GSL.Bin1 genome, ACCGTTGCCGTCTCTACCCCAGCCGACGCTTTTGGACACTCCCTACTCTTCTTGTGGGGACCGGAAGCGAACTGGGACTTTGTCCGCTGGTGTCAAATCGGCGGACTCTGGAGTTTCGTCGCCCTCCACGGCGCTTTCGGACTGATTGGCTTCATGCTGCGTCAGTTTGAAATTGCCCGTCTGGTCGGCGTTCGTCCTTACAACGCGATCGCGTTCTCCGGTCCGATTGCGGTATTTGTCAGCGTCTTCTTAATGTATCCCCTCGGACAATCGAGCTGGTTCTTCGCGCCCAGCTTCGGGGTCGCCGGCATCTTCCGCTTTATTCTCTTCTTCCAAGGGTTCCACAACTGGACCTTAAATCCCTTCCACATGATGGGAGTCGCCGGGATTTTAGGCGGTGCGCTGCTGTGTGCAATTCACGGCGCGACCGTAGAAAATACCCTGTTTGATGAAGGGGGCGACAGCAACAACACGTTCCGCGCCTTCGAGCCAACGCAATCCGAAGAAACCTACTCGATGGTAACCGCGAACCGGTTCTGGAGTCAGATTTTCGGGATTGCCTTCTCCAACAAACGTTGGTTACACTTCTTTATGCTGTTTGTCCCGGTCACTGGACTGTGGATGGCATCAGTGGGAGTAGTCGGATTAGGATTGAACCTGCGGGCTTATGACTTCGTGTCGCAAGAAATCCGTGCCGCAGAAGATCCTGAATTTGAAACCTTCTATACGAAAAACATCTTATTAAACGAAGGTCTCCGCGCCTGGATGGCACCGGATGACCAACCCCACGAACAGTTTGAATTCCCTGAAGAAGTCTTACCTCGTGGTAACGCGCTCTAAACTGCTAAAGCAGTTATTTATCAAGCCCTCCGAGCTGGGGGGCTTTTTTTTATGCTGGTATGGATTATCTGGGAATTAACTTGATCACAAGCAAAAATCTTAATATTTATTTAAAATTGAGCAAAGAACAAAAATTTTAGGGCGTAGCTGTGACAGTTATCTGGTTATTAGGGGCAAGTTGTATCGGTTGGTTTGTTAGCAGTTTAGCCGGTGGTGGCAGCCCGTTAATTATCATCCCGACCTTGAGTCTATTTTTGTCTGCAAGTATGATTCCACAAGTGATTACGGTGGGAATGCTATTTGGTAATGGGCAACGGGTGGGACTTTACTGGCAAGGGATCGATTGGTATCTTACCCGTTGGTATCTACCAGGGGCAATTGCGGGCGCGATCGCGGGCGCTTTTTTATTCACGCAATTGCAACTAGAATGGCTGACCGTATTATTAGGTTTATTTTTAATAATCTCTATTTTTACCTACCGACTTGCAGAAAACTTAACACTTTTCCAGGTCAAAGCCTGGTATTTTTTGCCGGCTGGTTTTATTTATGCATTTCTATCAGGATTAATTGGGAGTACGGGTCCTTTATTGAATCCGTTTTATCTCCATTACGGTTTAGAAAAAGGAGAGATGATTGGGACAAAATCGGCTCATGTTTTAGTCGTACATATTGTTAAGATTATCGCTTATGCTGCCTTTGGTGTGATATCTTCTCCGATTATTGCTTATGGCTTATTAATTGGGATTGGAGCATTTCCAGGAAACTGGTTAGGACAAAAAGTTTTAGAAAATATAGAAGATAAACAATTCCGTCAAATCGCGATCGCGTTTGTTCTCATTAGTGGCATCATGTTAGTTTGGGACCAACGACAAATCTTTAGTTTTATTTCATGATTTTCAGGTAAAAATAATGCTATCAAAAATTAAAGTTAATTTAGAGAAAAATTCTTATTCAATCGCGATCGCGCCCAATCTTTTAAGCCAAATTGGAGACTATTTAAAGCGCCTCGATATTGGCAATAAGCTTTTAGTTGTTTCTAATTCAATGATTTTCGATGAATACGGCAACCAACTCATCGAAGCTTTAAAGGCGGCTGATTTTTCGGTCTCTTATCAAATTCTTCCCGCCGGAGAACGTCATAAAACCTTACTTTCTGTGCAGAAAATTTATGATACCGCTTTAGAAAACTACCTAGAACGTTCTTCAACCCTCATTGCTTTAGGGGGTGGTGTCATTGGGGATATGACTGGTTTTGCAGCAGCCACTTGGTTAAGGGGCATTAATGTGATTCAAATTCCCACCTCTTTATTAGCAATGGTCGATGCCGCTATTGGCGGGAAAACTGGTGTCAATCATCCCCAAGGAAAAAACTTAATTGGGGCCTTTCATCAACCGAAATTGGTTTTAATTGATCCACAAGTTTTAAAGACTCTTCCCTCGCGGGAATTTCGCGCTGGTATGGCAGAAGTGATTAAATATGGCGTGATTTGGGATGAAGCGTTATTTCAGCAACTCGAAGCCGCCGAACGTCTTGATGAACTGGATTATTTAGCCCCAGAACTATTGCAGAATATTTTGACGCACTCTTGTCAAGCGAAAGCGGATGTCGTGAGCCAAGATGAGAAAGAAGGCGGAATTCGTGCCATCTTAAACTATGGTCATACCGTCGGTCATGCCATTGAAAGTTTGACGGGATATCGCCTCGTCAATCATGGCGAAGCCGTTGCCATTGGGATGGTTGTTGCCGGGAAAATTGCGGTAAAAATGGGATATTGGTCAGAAGAAGCCAGCCAGCGCCAAGATAAACTGATCACAAAAGCAGGACTGCCAAAAACAGTTCCTCATATGTTAGAGATTGGGGATATTTTAGATGCCTTGAAAAGTGACAAGAAAGTAAAATCTGGGAAAGTCCGCTTTGTCTTGCCAGAAAGCATTGGCAAGGCAACCATCACGGATCAAGTTTCGCCAGAAACCGTGAGTGAAGTCGTGAAAGCGTGTCAAGAAGCCCATTAAGTGATTGTCTCAGACCTTAGAAACCAACTCAATTCTATCTTTTAACTGATAACAAAAAAACGGACCGCTGCATCATTACTCCTGGCGAGGCAAAGTTAAATTTTGCTGTTGAAATGGAGGAGTATTCTCATCAATGGTAATTGCGCTAGGATTTAAAGGCTGATTCTGTACTTGCAATTGATAAGTGCTTTGTTCAAGGCGCTCTAAAAAAAAGACTCCCCCTTGATTGGTAATCGAAAAGCGACGATTTCCCTCCCCTTGAGGAATCGCAACGACTCGCGCTCCCCCAATGGGTTCATTATTTTCATTAGTAAGAACACCAGACACTGTGTAAGATTGCTTTAAAGGAACGGTGAGTGGCGTATAACTTCCCGGTACCACTTTGACGGCAAAAGTCGTATCAGTAGCTTGCCAATCGAGGGGAAAGCCTGCCGGATCAAGCTCAAGGCGATAGTCATCCGGAGGAACAGTAACTAATAACCGATCGCGCTGTTGAATAATTTGAGACTCCCGTAACGGATCGCCATTGAGAATGAGTAAATTTGTCGCATCAGTATAAACCTCCTCGTCGGGATCCAACTGACCGTTTCCGTTATTGTCAAAAAAGGGTTGCACCAGAAAACCGCCTTGGGTTTGTAAGTCGTCTAAATCGCGATCGCCTGGAGAGAGACTCTGTTGCAGATTCATCCGAGTAGTCAGTTCTAAACTCAACCGATTCTCAGCAGAACTTAAACTGACTCCTTCATAGCGACCGCGCAACCGTAACCCCGGCAAAAGCATTGTTTCTACATCAGCTTGCATCCCTTGTCCTTGTGAGCCAATCCCATACCCCAGTTCAATATCCCATAATGGTTCACCACTAACATCCCGTTTTCTAGAGCGATATTCCCAACTCAAGGTTGCTAACTGCTGACTCTCATTAAACTGGCGTGTTTCATAGTCAAAGATTAAGCGGCTTTCCTGATTGGAGCGAAAATCATTGGCAAAGTCATAACTGATTTCTGTACGGGTGCTGTCGTTATTATCTTCATGAGATAATTCTAAATCCCCCCATTGTTGTCGCATTTGCCATTGAATTTCATTGGTGTCGTCAAGGGTAACCTCAATGCGGGTAGAACGATCAATACTTTGGCGAAAACGAGTATTAATCCGAAATTCTGTCCCTTGTTCACTATCCCAACGCCCAGAAACCCTTAAATTGGGCAAAATTTGCCAACTACTTCGGAAATTGCTGCTGGTACGATCGCGATTAAAATTAAAGCGCAGGGTTGATGTGGGTTGATAGTTGATATTCATTTCCAAATCTTTGCCGAAAACTCCCGCGATCGCAAGATCTAAAGGAACATTCATAGGACGGAAAAATAACTCTCCCCAGCCATGGGTCCCCTGATCATGGATCAATCCCACCCCTAAGGTCATATTTTCTGCAACGCCCCAGCGTACAGTTGCCCCCCCTGCCAACTCCGAAAACTCACCCATAAAACGATCATTTCGTTCACGCCGCGATCCCGCAGACACTAACCAATGCACCCGACCGGCAGGAAGTTGTTCTGGTAGAGGGCGAAAGGAAACGGTTCGCACTGCCGGATCAAGGGTCAGTTGACCCTCGGGAAACAACAGAACTTCATATTCTGATCGAAATCGTCTCCCCCCAAACGGAACATTCTCAAAACGATATGTTCCATCAGCATCCACTAATACCTCATCTAAAACCTCCTGATTGCGATTACGGGTTAATTGGACTAAGGTTCCCGGTGCTGCCTCTCCGGTAATATCCCGGCGAAAGGTATTGGTTTGTAACCGTTGTTCTGGATCAACCCTGCCCAACCTAGAATCAGGTTCATCCTCCCGTTGGAGATAAGTGATTCCCCAATATTCCCCTTGTCCTTGCTGAATCCAAAACGGGGATTGTTCGCCAACAATCAGATCGTGTTTCGGGGTTGGTCGAAAATACTCGAACCCCTCTAAATTCCATGTACCCTTTTGATCGAGCTTGTCCTGACCAATCTCGATTTGCCAACTACCCTCTAAAAAAGTGCCAATGGCAAGTAAATCTCCTTCTAACTCAGAAGCCGATAAACCTGTACTGGGATTAAACGTAGTCACTTGCTCAAGTGCGGTTAAACTAAAAGCGGGTGGACTCACTTTAGGTAACCCTTCTAGTTCCGGTTCCGGTTCTTCTTCAAATCCAATTGGAGACCGTCGCCGTTGGTCGAGCCACGGGGCAGAAAAAACGATCGCGTATTCATTAAGATCAAAACGAGCATCAACCCCCAATTTCTCTTCAATGTCTTGAATCGAAAGGACTAAGCCCAGT contains:
- the psbD gene encoding photosystem II D2 protein (photosystem q(a) protein), with the translated sequence TVAVSTPADAFGHSLLFLWGPEANWDFVRWCQIGGLWSFVALHGAFGLIGFMLRQFEIARLVGVRPYNAIAFSGPIAVFVSVFLMYPLGQSSWFFAPSFGVAGIFRFILFFQGFHNWTLNPFHMMGVAGILGGALLCAIHGATVENTLFDEGGDSNNTFRAFEPTQSEETYSMVTANRFWSQIFGIAFSNKRWLHFFMLFVPVTGLWMASVGVVGLGLNLRAYDFVSQEIRAAEDPEFETFYTKNILLNEGLRAWMAPDDQPHEQFEFPEEVLPRGNAL
- a CDS encoding TSUP family transporter — protein: MTVIWLLGASCIGWFVSSLAGGGSPLIIIPTLSLFLSASMIPQVITVGMLFGNGQRVGLYWQGIDWYLTRWYLPGAIAGAIAGAFLFTQLQLEWLTVLLGLFLIISIFTYRLAENLTLFQVKAWYFLPAGFIYAFLSGLIGSTGPLLNPFYLHYGLEKGEMIGTKSAHVLVVHIVKIIAYAAFGVISSPIIAYGLLIGIGAFPGNWLGQKVLENIEDKQFRQIAIAFVLISGIMLVWDQRQIFSFIS
- a CDS encoding 3-dehydroquinate synthase; its protein translation is MLSKIKVNLEKNSYSIAIAPNLLSQIGDYLKRLDIGNKLLVVSNSMIFDEYGNQLIEALKAADFSVSYQILPAGERHKTLLSVQKIYDTALENYLERSSTLIALGGGVIGDMTGFAAATWLRGINVIQIPTSLLAMVDAAIGGKTGVNHPQGKNLIGAFHQPKLVLIDPQVLKTLPSREFRAGMAEVIKYGVIWDEALFQQLEAAERLDELDYLAPELLQNILTHSCQAKADVVSQDEKEGGIRAILNYGHTVGHAIESLTGYRLVNHGEAVAIGMVVAGKIAVKMGYWSEEASQRQDKLITKAGLPKTVPHMLEIGDILDALKSDKKVKSGKVRFVLPESIGKATITDQVSPETVSEVVKACQEAH
- a CDS encoding carboxypeptidase regulatory-like domain-containing protein, which produces MSFAIFVAFLNLSAIAAPFYQSNFQETPSSEEETDWQIILVGLIASARREIPAVLVRAKIQEPEAIQLQQWLVPYQSVIEVLGFEQEAVGDNEVQLSSPGLVTRLDLNELSENSELGLVLSIQDIEEKLGVDARFDLNEYAIVFSAPWLDQRRRSPIGFEEEPEPELEGLPKVSPPAFSLTALEQVTTFNPSTGLSASELEGDLLAIGTFLEGSWQIEIGQDKLDQKGTWNLEGFEYFRPTPKHDLIVGEQSPFWIQQGQGEYWGITYLQREDEPDSRLGRVDPEQRLQTNTFRRDITGEAAPGTLVQLTRNRNQEVLDEVLVDADGTYRFENVPFGGRRFRSEYEVLLFPEGQLTLDPAVRTVSFRPLPEQLPAGRVHWLVSAGSRRERNDRFMGEFSELAGGATVRWGVAENMTLGVGLIHDQGTHGWGELFFRPMNVPLDLAIAGVFGKDLEMNINYQPTSTLRFNFNRDRTSSNFRSSWQILPNLRVSGRWDSEQGTEFRINTRFRQSIDRSTRIEVTLDDTNEIQWQMRQQWGDLELSHEDNNDSTRTEISYDFANDFRSNQESRLIFDYETRQFNESQQLATLSWEYRSRKRDVSGEPLWDIELGYGIGSQGQGMQADVETMLLPGLRLRGRYEGVSLSSAENRLSLELTTRMNLQQSLSPGDRDLDDLQTQGGFLVQPFFDNNGNGQLDPDEEVYTDATNLLILNGDPLRESQIIQQRDRLLVTVPPDDYRLELDPAGFPLDWQATDTTFAVKVVPGSYTPLTVPLKQSYTVSGVLTNENNEPIGGARVVAIPQGEGNRRFSITNQGGVFFLERLEQSTYQLQVQNQPLNPSAITIDENTPPFQQQNLTLPRQE